A single genomic interval of Arachis duranensis cultivar V14167 chromosome 7, aradu.V14167.gnm2.J7QH, whole genome shotgun sequence harbors:
- the LOC110273537 gene encoding putative protein FAR1-RELATED SEQUENCE 10: MGFSKKDAYNYIEKTKREKIVDGDANVTIIYLEGKAVSDPMCMARYNLTDINMLANLFWADDGSRVDYQHFGDMLSFDSTYKKNKYRRPLVIFSGSNNHKQTTIFGFGLVLDESIGSYTWLLENLLEVMCNKKPSVIVTNGCDLMRAAINAVFLEATHRLCAWHVEKNVTSNVKDEGLRQHFTRWLYSNMEIEEFEAEWDASVVEYRLHDKSHLKSIHSNPVITTCLDPLERFAAAVYTRELFLDVKRVIDGVGAVNFVRKVRRSTTVVYTLKTTAFQHEHAREIPSRLVLKRWHKDAKSLDNYGEGRADECSERGFLLRQDTLHSASQWFSFIAAQGPGLFNTAMSGIRALCEQIEVAYDQKVPSAEGRDTPSVKDPMVVKTKGAPRITKMNGRKRRYSMCQKAGHTKRHCTEKRGVNMQANPQVDEKAAEFGSEGSSPTENAKMMHDIIRVIERLASNPRQV, from the exons ATGGGTTTCTCCAAAAAGGATGCCTATAACTACATCGAGAAGACCAAGCGGGAGAAGATTGTTGATGGAGACGCTAACGTcacaataatttatttagaGGGAAAAGCAGTGTCGGATCCGATGTGCATGGCTAGGTACAATTTGACGGACATCAATATGTTAGCGAACTTGTTTTGGGCTGATGATGGGAGCCGGGTTGATTACCAACACTTTGGTGATATGCTTTCCTTCGATTCAACttacaagaaaaacaaatataGGAGACCTTTGGTAATCTTTTCTGGTTCAAACAATCATAAGCAAACAACCATATTTGGGTTTGGTTTGGTGTTGGATGAAAGCATTGGGTCATACACGTGGTTGCTTGAAAATTTGTTGGAGGTAATGTGCAACAAAAAGCCATCGGTGATTGTGACAAACGGGTGTGACTTAATGAGGGCAGCAATCAATGCGGTGTTTCTGGAGGCCACACATAGACTGTGTGCTTGGCATGTGGAGAAGAACGTGACTTCGAATGTGAAAGATGAAGGCTTAAGACAACATTTCACCAGGTGGCTGTACTCGAATATGGAGATAGAAGAGTTTGAGGCAGAGTGGGATGCATCTGTTGTTGAATACCGACTTCATGATA AGTCCCACCTCAAGTCCATTCACAGTAACCCAGTGATCACGACTTGCTTGGACCCACTCGAGCGATTTGCTGCCGCTGTTTACACACGAGAGTTATTCTTGGACGTGAAGAGGGTAATTGATGGTGTCGGTGCGGTTAACTTTGTCAGAAAAGTTCGCCGATCCACGACAGTGGTGTACACGTTGAAGACTACGGCATTCCAG CATGAGCATGCGAGAGAAATTCCATCAAGGTTGGTGCTGAAGAGGTGGCATAAGGATGCTAAATCATTGGATAACTATGGTGAAGGAAGAGCTGATGAGTGCAGTGAGAGGGGATTTCTATTACGTCAGGATACATTGCACTCTGCATCGCAATGGTTTTCGTTCATAGCTGCACAGGGCCCGGGTTTGTTTAACACAGCGATGAGTGGCATACGAGCTTTATGTGAACAAATCGAGGTTGCATACGATCAGAAGGTTCCGTCAGCAGAGGGAAGAGATACTCCCAGTGTGAAGGATCCCATGGTGGTTAAGACCAAAGGGGCTCCTCGGATTACAAAAATGAATGGTAGGAAGAGGCGTTATAGCATGTGTCAGAAAGCCGGACACACGAAGCGACACTGCACTGAAAAGCGGGGAGTGAATATGCAGGCAAACCCACAGGTGGATGAGAAGGCAGCAGAGTTTGGGTCGGAAGGTTCCTCACCAACAGAAAATGCAAAG ATGATGCATGACATAATAAGGGTTATCGAGAGGCTAGCAAGTAATCCGAGACAAGTTTGA